The genome window ACACAGTTCCAACACCCTGCTTCCTTCATTGAGAACGTTTCTATGACACGCTCATACTCATACCAAGATTTCTCACTCCAGTAGAAGACCGATATCGAAGGAGTCGATCAAGTCGGATTTAGTGTATTAATGCTGCATATGCGCTGTGTATTCAGCACGCGGTTTCTATCAGCTTTCGTGGACTTCAGTACAAAATAGCGGCTCTCATAAGGAGGCACACCGAGGGATGTTTTTTGGTTACGTGACGGCCCGCCCCGCGCGTCGCATTCCGCCCTCCGCGTCGCTCGCGACCGACCATTCCGGGCGGGCTTCCGCTCCGGTAGGTGCGGTTCCTGCCGGGCTAAAGTGCATGTGCCCTCGACGCCAGCGCTTCACCCGTTCGGGTCCTGCGGACCTCGGCGAAGCCGACCCCGACGGACGTGGTTGCGTCGCGGCGAACGGGGAATGCGCTGGCCGCTCGCTCCGGGCGGGTCGCTGGAAGACTCACTCCGCTCGTCTTCCAAGCCCTGCCTCGCTACACTCGGCAGGACGGCGCGCGGTGCTGGTTGGGTGGTCTCCCTATGGCGCGCTCTCGCTCGCGCCCATAGGGGCGCTCGCGAAGGCGCGAGCGAGAGCGCGTAGATGATTCTGTCGGTCGGTGTCGTCGGAAAACCGCGATGTATAGGCATCGCGGTGGTGGCGCGTGAGCGCCTTCGGAGCAAGTAACTCCAATGTCAAGTAACAACTCTAGTAGCAAGGTCGTTTCGGTGGATGAACAGGCATTCGAGAACGCGGACGAGCAGGCGGTCGACGAGGATGGCTTCCCGGTCGTCGACGAGACGCCGGAGTTCGAGGCGGCGGTCGAGCAGGAGACGCAGGCGAAGGTGGATGCAAACCACCCGGATGGGATCGCTGACACGAGCAAGGACCGGATTCACGGTGTCACCCTCGAACAGGAAGAGCGCATTCAGGCGCGGGAAGCCGAACTGGAGCGCATCAGTGCCCAAGCCGAGATGGGACCACAGGATGGTCGGGAGCAACGCACGCGAGAGATCGCTGCGAGGCGGAGCAAAAAGCGCCGAACCATGTTCCAGAAGCGCGCGGCAAGCGTGAATCCGAAAGCCAATCCTGAGCGGGCCGATCCCCGAACGAAACTCGCACGGGAGGACCTGGCGGCTGTGAACAAACACGCCCGACGGTTGGCAGCCGAACTCGATGGGTGGTCCCGGGCAGCGATCAGTCGCTGGCTGGCCGAGGCGATCGTCGATGGCAAGAGTATCACCGACGCGGTTGTCAGCGTGCTCGAAGCGTGCAAGACGGCGCGTGGGCATGCGGTCCCGATCGGGGAACTCGAGGACGTCGCTCGTAACGAGGTGACCGTTGAGGGGCGTGTAGAGACTCTCTGGAAACCATCGCATCCAAAGATAGCCCAAGTCGGGCTGATTGCAGATGATAGTGGGAAGACCCGGGTGACGATCTGGAAGGCTTCAGACGCGAAGTGGCTTCGAGAAGGTGAGCGCGTTCGTATTCATGGGGCCTCCCGGAACTGGTACGAGGGGCGCGTCTCACTGGCCGTCACTGGGTGGAGCACCATTATGTTCCCAGGACGCGGTCGGTGGTGGGAATAGCCGGTAATCGGAGCTCTCTTTTTTGCTGTGTGCCAGACCGACCCTGACCCCGCCGCCCCACCCACCGCTCCGTGCTCGCGATGCTGCGCGCGCAGCCACAACCAGAAGGAAGGAATGAATCTCAAGGAACTCAAATACATCTATCAGACCGCCGAACCGGTGGTAGAGTCCTGATTGTCTGAGTCAAAGAAGTAATGAAGTCCGGAGGGTCGATCGTATAGTGTCACAGATGTGGCTTCGGTATATTCGCCGAAACACTCATTTCAGGTCTATCCATTTATGAAAAAGAATGTTGAGTTCCGGAGAAGGAGCTGATACCGCGGAAGCAGGGAGGACCCAGTGCGAGAACTCCACATCCTCCATGACATCATTGAGCCACAAATCGGCTCACTCATCGAGTACTATGCCGAGAGCTGAAAACGCGGTCGGTGTGGATTCCTGCCCCATGGGTGGTTCGCAACTGTCCTTACCGGAGGCAACATCGAGACGGAGCTGTACGAGGACTTCTCCGAAGTTCATACAGACAATCAAGAGGCTCGAGTGTTCGTGGATATCCCAGTCGGGCTCCCGACAGGGAGTAGGCACCGTTGCGACATCGAGGCGCGTAATCTCCTCGGCTGCCGTGGTAACTCCGTGTTCTTTCCGCCGTGCGAATCTGCAGCCGCCATTGAAGATTACGACGAGGCCAACACGAGACATCGAGAGGAGATGGATCACGGTCTCTCCCAACAAGCCCACGCAATCAGCGACAAAATCAACGAGGTACAAACGGTCATGGACGAAACCTACGACGTGCCAATCTATGAGAGTCATCCAGAGCTCTGTTTCTACGCGCTCAACGGGCAGCCGGTTGCTTACTCGAAATCTTCGAAGCGAGGTCTCGTGTTCCGTCAGCATCTCCTCGAGGAGAAGCACTCTGGCATGAATGATAAGTACGAGCAGATACTCGACGACACTCTCCGGAAGAACATCCGGCGAGACGATATTCTCGATTCGATGGCCCTCTCACTCGCCGCGCAGAGTGAGAAGTTACAGAGCGTTCCAGAAAACCCAGCGCCAGAGACCCCGCGTATCCACTACCCGGCCACACCCGCGCTCGCAGAGAGCCCGTGGAGTGAACTATGACGATTCAGGAGGCAATCGACCGGCTAGACGTGGAGTTTCAAAAGACACCGCTCAGGTTCACGGTCGAGACCGCACTCCAAGCCCGGCTCCTCGAACTCCTACGGGCCAACGTGGGGGAGACAATTCAGGTACGCGGTGGCTACAACACGGCCGATGCGACTGGGTACAAGCGAAAGTATCTCGATCGAATCGCGAAGCCACAGTCCATCAATAGTGTTCAACCAGAGGTGAATTTCGGCATGTCAGGCGAGGGGAATCGGAGCCTCGATATCGCAGTTCTAGAGCCGCGTCACGATTCGGAATATGACGACCTCGACTATCTTCCGGGGGTAGATGGCCCGAGGGTCACGGTCCGTCTTGTGGACGGAAGTAAATACTTCTCGACCATGTCGGTCAAACATGCAATCGAGCTCAAATACATCAAGAACGTTGACGTCGCCGGCGCAAAGTTCAAACGTGAGAATATCGACAAGTGGCCGCATTTCTCCGCAGATTTAGCTAAGCTTGGCGACCTCTCGAATGCCGAGTCACGACACCTCATCGTCGTTTCGAACAAAAATCCATTCCAGCAAGGGGAGGTCGATAATCGGAGTACAGCGAAGGCACAGGGGCGTTACGAGAGAGTAAAAAAGGAGTGTGAAAAGCGAGCCGTCGAACTCACCGAAATCCACCCACGGGAATAGGGCAATCAAACCAGTTGTTTGATGATCCACTTAGTCTGAGCCACAGTCCAGCTATATTTACCAAACTGGCTTCGACGAAGACGTCCAAACGGGATCCAGTGCGAACTCATGTCTCGAGTGCAGTGGCAGGATTACTACCAACTCGGTCGAAACCACCTATGAAGACTGTGGACTCGTTGTTGACAAACAACGAAGCGACCACGGTCCGGATTGGCGGATGTACGATGAG of Natranaeroarchaeum aerophilus contains these proteins:
- a CDS encoding DUF429 domain-containing protein gives rise to the protein MYEDFSEVHTDNQEARVFVDIPVGLPTGSRHRCDIEARNLLGCRGNSVFFPPCESAAAIEDYDEANTRHREEMDHGLSQQAHAISDKINEVQTVMDETYDVPIYESHPELCFYALNGQPVAYSKSSKRGLVFRQHLLEEKHSGMNDKYEQILDDTLRKNIRRDDILDSMALSLAAQSEKLQSVPENPAPETPRIHYPATPALAESPWSEL
- a CDS encoding SOSS complex subunit B family protein encodes the protein MSSNNSSSKVVSVDEQAFENADEQAVDEDGFPVVDETPEFEAAVEQETQAKVDANHPDGIADTSKDRIHGVTLEQEERIQAREAELERISAQAEMGPQDGREQRTREIAARRSKKRRTMFQKRAASVNPKANPERADPRTKLAREDLAAVNKHARRLAAELDGWSRAAISRWLAEAIVDGKSITDAVVSVLEACKTARGHAVPIGELEDVARNEVTVEGRVETLWKPSHPKIAQVGLIADDSGKTRVTIWKASDAKWLREGERVRIHGASRNWYEGRVSLAVTGWSTIMFPGRGRWWE